The following proteins are encoded in a genomic region of Candidatus Dechloromonas phosphoritropha:
- a CDS encoding class I SAM-dependent methyltransferase — translation MKPNWYERTLLPYLIDSACSVKAVRHQRAKVVPLAHGRVLEIGIGTGLNMRHYDKTRIESLTGLDPALEMHELAKKRIRSAGLEVDLVGLSAERIPRAAASFDTVIVTYTLCTIPDPLAALKEMRRVLVPGGQLIFCEHGRAPDPWVRRWQERITPWWKKIAGGCHLDRDIPSLLLEAGFECPDLKAMYLPGPRPLTYNYCGIAFASAERGSRRKR, via the coding sequence ATGAAGCCCAACTGGTACGAGCGAACGCTGCTGCCCTACCTGATCGACTCGGCATGCAGCGTCAAGGCGGTGCGCCATCAGCGGGCCAAGGTCGTGCCGCTGGCGCATGGCCGGGTGCTGGAGATCGGCATCGGCACCGGCCTCAACATGCGGCATTACGACAAGACCAGGATCGAATCGCTCACCGGGCTCGATCCTGCGCTGGAAATGCACGAACTGGCGAAGAAGCGCATCCGTAGCGCCGGCCTCGAGGTCGATCTGGTCGGTCTGTCCGCCGAACGCATTCCGCGCGCCGCCGCCAGCTTCGACACGGTCATCGTCACCTACACGCTGTGCACGATTCCCGACCCGCTGGCTGCCCTGAAGGAAATGCGGCGCGTCCTGGTTCCCGGCGGGCAACTCATTTTCTGCGAACACGGGCGCGCACCCGATCCCTGGGTGCGGCGCTGGCAGGAGCGCATCACGCCATGGTGGAAGAAAATTGCCGGGGGCTGTCATCTCGACCGCGACATTCCGTCGCTGCTGCTTGAGGCGGGCTTCGAGTGCCCGGACCTCAAGGCGATGTACCTGCCCGGTCCTCGGCCGCTCACCTACAACTACTGTGGGATTGCCTTCGCAAGCGCGGAGCGCGGCAGTCGGAGGAAACGCTGA